From the genome of Thermogutta terrifontis, one region includes:
- a CDS encoding methylenetetrahydrofolate reductase C-terminal domain-containing protein, translating into MTGGATAEPSGLSFRRLLESGGFPIGVEIVSTRGFPANPGDAPPIILARELLSHPRIGWISITDNPGGNPMLPADWIAQFLFNERDRIVIHMTCKDTNRAGLESLAWRLAAEGLHNVLALTGDYPTAGFGGKPQGVFDLDSVGLIALLKAMNEGLSVTTRPGKRETLPPTRFYIGCAVSPFKRYERELVPQYFKLVRKIATGAEWVITQLGYDMRKYHEVKLFLQARGISGIPAIGNVYLLTKTVAKLFHDRQLPGCVVTDELWELCQKYAAGPDRGKKFFAELAAKQLAVLRGLGFAAGYLGGIHKLESLEEVLRHLDSFAPDDWRQFLKEIQFSFPDEFFFFEHEPETGLSGPEKINRQYLESLRKPRRSRYVTLGYRLSRLVHRLAFTRGKGLWNLAQRLYQRWAGKPRPPAPARVLYGLEKFSKYVMYGCQDCGDCSLPDCAYICPKRWCSKCSRNGPCGGSVDGECELRNKECLWAIVYERLKAYGESEEMLSGPPVLYNAELAHTSSWANTYLNRDHHGVTEKRDLGQDTSGGANTHGE; encoded by the coding sequence ATGACAGGTGGGGCGACCGCTGAGCCCTCCGGGTTGAGCTTTCGACGCCTTCTGGAGAGCGGTGGATTCCCGATCGGGGTGGAGATTGTTTCCACGCGAGGCTTCCCGGCGAATCCCGGTGATGCGCCCCCGATCATCTTAGCCCGGGAACTTCTCTCGCATCCTCGTATCGGATGGATCTCGATCACCGATAATCCTGGCGGTAACCCCATGTTACCGGCAGATTGGATAGCCCAATTTCTGTTCAACGAGCGGGATCGGATCGTCATTCACATGACGTGCAAGGACACCAACCGAGCCGGGTTGGAAAGCCTCGCGTGGCGGCTGGCGGCAGAAGGACTCCACAACGTGCTGGCCCTGACGGGCGATTATCCCACAGCGGGTTTCGGTGGCAAACCTCAAGGGGTGTTTGATCTTGACTCGGTTGGTTTGATCGCGCTGCTTAAGGCCATGAACGAGGGGCTGAGTGTCACAACTCGCCCAGGAAAACGTGAGACCCTTCCGCCCACGCGATTTTACATAGGTTGTGCCGTTTCTCCCTTTAAACGTTACGAACGCGAACTTGTCCCACAATACTTCAAGCTTGTGCGTAAAATCGCCACCGGGGCGGAGTGGGTGATCACCCAGCTCGGCTACGATATGCGGAAATACCACGAGGTGAAACTTTTCCTCCAAGCAAGAGGTATTTCGGGTATTCCGGCCATTGGTAACGTGTATCTTCTCACCAAAACCGTTGCCAAACTTTTCCACGACCGCCAACTCCCCGGATGCGTCGTCACAGATGAACTGTGGGAACTCTGCCAAAAATACGCCGCCGGTCCCGATCGCGGAAAGAAATTTTTCGCCGAACTGGCTGCCAAACAACTGGCCGTGCTGCGAGGGCTGGGCTTCGCCGCAGGCTACTTGGGAGGAATCCACAAGCTGGAGTCCTTAGAGGAGGTCCTCCGACATCTGGACTCTTTCGCCCCCGATGATTGGCGTCAATTTTTAAAAGAAATCCAATTCTCGTTTCCCGACGAGTTTTTCTTCTTTGAGCACGAGCCCGAGACGGGGTTGAGTGGACCTGAGAAAATCAATCGGCAATACCTTGAATCGTTGAGAAAACCGAGGCGTTCCCGGTACGTCACGCTAGGATACCGCCTTTCCCGCTTGGTACATCGACTGGCCTTTACAAGAGGGAAGGGCCTGTGGAATCTTGCGCAGAGGCTCTACCAACGCTGGGCCGGTAAACCGCGGCCGCCTGCTCCGGCTCGTGTTTTATATGGTCTGGAAAAATTCTCCAAATACGTGATGTACGGTTGTCAGGACTGCGGAGACTGCAGTTTGCCGGACTGTGCCTATATTTGTCCCAAACGCTGGTGCTCCAAGTGCAGCCGGAATGGACCATGCGGAGGCTCCGTGGATGGCGAGTGTGAGCTTCGCAACAAGGAGTGCCTGTGGGCTATTGTCTACGAACGATTGAAAGCGTACGGGGAATCCGAAGAGATGCTCAGCGGACCACCCGTTTTGTACAATGCAGAATTGGCCCATACTTCTTCCTGGGCAAATACCTACCTCAATCGCGATCATCACGGAGTCACTGAGAAGAGGGATCTCGGTCAAGATACCTCAGGTGGGGCAAATACGCATGGTGAGTAA
- a CDS encoding corrinoid protein: MSDYSKLYDAIVTGDHRTAVEVTKAALEANVDPSELISKYMIPAMNEVGQRFACNEYFVPELLIAARAMKAALELITPKLAETGAKRIGRVVIGTVKGDLHDIGKNLVASMLEGAGFEVVDLGVDVPPEKFVQAAQERPGTIVAMSALLTTTMLNMKNVIEALQQSGLRDKVRVMVGGAPITPQFAQQIGADGYGENATEAVDVARRLAAELGSVAATTG, encoded by the coding sequence ATGAGCGATTACTCTAAACTCTATGACGCGATCGTGACCGGAGATCATCGAACTGCGGTGGAGGTAACCAAGGCCGCTTTGGAGGCTAATGTAGATCCCTCGGAGCTGATCTCCAAATACATGATCCCGGCGATGAACGAAGTAGGGCAGCGGTTTGCCTGTAATGAGTATTTTGTTCCGGAACTTCTGATTGCCGCTCGGGCAATGAAAGCGGCTCTGGAACTCATCACCCCGAAACTGGCAGAAACTGGTGCTAAACGCATCGGGCGAGTGGTGATTGGGACAGTCAAGGGCGACCTCCACGACATTGGCAAAAACCTGGTCGCCTCCATGCTGGAAGGTGCCGGATTTGAAGTGGTGGATTTGGGGGTGGATGTGCCCCCAGAAAAGTTCGTGCAGGCTGCCCAAGAAAGACCGGGCACAATCGTGGCGATGTCCGCGCTCCTCACCACCACCATGCTCAATATGAAAAACGTGATCGAGGCTCTTCAGCAAAGTGGTCTTCGCGATAAGGTCCGCGTCATGGTCGGCGGAGCCCCCATCACCCCGCAGTTTGCCCAGCAAATCGGCGCCGACGGCTACGGCGAGAACGCCACCGAGGCCGTTGATGTCGCGCGACGGCTCGCTGCCGAACTGGGATCCGTAGCGGCTACCACTGGCTGA
- a CDS encoding sialidase family protein: MKTWLTLTGIIPFCASVRKTRVHTVIIPILWGVILFGPCRAPANEPGLQHVTVFTSGEGGYHTIRIPALEVAPNGTLLAFAEGRRNSSADPGWPGQEIDLLLKTSRDGGRTWSPIRVIEHSGAQWSSANPATVVDKTTGRIWLFYLRCAPGANTHRARPGSRDVLNLVRFSDDHGEHWSDPVDLTPVARDMADKEWGTSVPGPGGGIQLSSGRLVIPMWRYRPFRDFVLFSDDHGATWQRGGFVPGEMGVDECQLVELADGRLALDMRQQNGPHRWVSFSRDGGQTWSEPRPGQEVTPVCCAVERWTSVKRGDDRNRIAWTGPRGPGRNNLTLWISYDELQTFQNPRLISEGPGAYSDLAVLPDKTLGILWEKAYQEIIFAAVSLSWVEPR, translated from the coding sequence ATGAAAACCTGGTTGACGCTCACAGGGATTATTCCTTTTTGCGCATCTGTGCGGAAGACACGCGTGCACACGGTTATTATTCCGATCCTGTGGGGCGTGATCTTGTTTGGGCCATGTCGTGCACCGGCCAATGAACCTGGCTTACAGCATGTGACGGTGTTTACGTCCGGAGAAGGAGGTTACCACACGATCAGGATTCCCGCTCTGGAGGTCGCTCCCAACGGTACACTCCTGGCTTTTGCCGAAGGCCGTCGCAACAGCAGTGCTGACCCCGGCTGGCCTGGCCAGGAGATTGACTTACTGTTGAAAACCAGTCGCGACGGGGGCCGCACCTGGTCGCCGATACGTGTGATTGAACATTCGGGCGCCCAGTGGTCCTCTGCCAATCCTGCCACGGTGGTCGACAAAACCACGGGGCGAATCTGGCTTTTTTACCTTCGCTGCGCGCCGGGAGCCAATACCCACCGTGCCCGCCCGGGTTCACGCGATGTCCTCAATCTCGTCCGATTCAGCGACGACCACGGGGAACACTGGTCCGATCCTGTCGATTTGACGCCGGTGGCTAGGGATATGGCGGACAAGGAATGGGGCACGAGCGTCCCAGGGCCGGGGGGTGGGATTCAACTGTCATCGGGGAGGCTCGTCATCCCAATGTGGCGTTACCGTCCTTTCCGGGATTTTGTCCTCTTCAGTGACGACCATGGGGCAACCTGGCAGAGAGGCGGATTTGTCCCCGGTGAAATGGGGGTGGACGAGTGCCAGCTCGTGGAATTGGCTGACGGCAGGCTTGCCCTGGATATGCGGCAGCAGAATGGTCCCCACCGTTGGGTTAGCTTCAGTCGCGATGGTGGCCAAACCTGGTCAGAGCCACGGCCTGGCCAGGAGGTTACTCCCGTGTGCTGTGCCGTGGAACGGTGGACCTCGGTGAAAAGGGGGGATGATCGCAATCGCATTGCCTGGACGGGTCCACGCGGTCCTGGGCGAAATAACCTCACGCTTTGGATTAGCTATGACGAACTGCAAACGTTTCAAAATCCACGTCTGATAAGCGAAGGACCCGGGGCCTACTCCGACCTGGCGGTCCTCCCCGATAAGACCCTCGGCATCTTATGGGAGAAAGCGTACCAGGAGATCATTTTTGCCGCGGTCTCCCTGTCATGGGTGGAGCCGCGATGA
- a CDS encoding right-handed parallel beta-helix repeat-containing protein: MGWYRRPRRSSARVMWTIALHLSLVAYLVPPSLSRLPAQQPELPIAAAVIRVAPPLPPPAEPVVGVQSVEELFRAVETAKEGTTILLSPGRYMLPRRLEIRTDRLTLRGATGRREEVILDGGPHQLGELLAIHGCSDVVVADLTIENVRWNGIKLDTDSGVHRVTIYNCILHNIWQRGVKGVRVPATVARPEGFRVMYCLFYNDRPKSYADDPADTPENFQGNYIGGIDVMFAMRWTISDNVFYNIQGRTREGRGAIFLWHDSRDCIVERNVIINCDVGIAIGNSYKPPDVPVHATNIVVRNNFVVQCPESDIVADYTRDCLIANNTIFDPENRLGRLIRLVHDNSGTVVASNLLVGSPIRNESTSEIRLLQNLVLPPSPDLFADPKRGDLHLKTPQLAVCDGGTPLPQVTEDFDRQPRDSRPDIGADEWPKESPLQKSN, translated from the coding sequence ATGGGGTGGTACCGACGTCCCAGGCGATCATCGGCCCGGGTTATGTGGACGATTGCACTGCACCTGAGTCTCGTGGCGTACCTCGTGCCTCCATCTCTATCACGGCTTCCCGCACAGCAGCCTGAGTTGCCCATCGCCGCGGCAGTTATCCGCGTGGCCCCGCCATTACCGCCACCAGCGGAGCCGGTCGTTGGCGTCCAGTCCGTGGAGGAACTCTTTCGGGCTGTGGAGACCGCAAAAGAAGGAACAACGATTCTTCTGAGTCCCGGTCGCTACATGCTCCCTCGTCGGCTGGAAATTCGCACCGACAGGCTGACGCTTCGCGGTGCCACCGGTCGACGGGAAGAAGTCATCCTCGACGGCGGGCCGCACCAACTCGGCGAACTTCTCGCCATCCATGGTTGTTCGGACGTCGTTGTCGCGGATCTTACGATTGAAAACGTTCGATGGAACGGCATCAAGCTGGATACAGACTCGGGAGTGCATCGCGTCACCATTTACAACTGCATTCTGCACAATATATGGCAACGCGGGGTCAAGGGTGTCCGGGTTCCAGCCACAGTCGCTCGTCCGGAAGGCTTCCGAGTCATGTATTGTCTCTTCTATAATGATCGCCCCAAAAGTTACGCAGATGATCCCGCAGATACGCCCGAGAATTTTCAGGGTAACTATATTGGCGGTATTGACGTCATGTTCGCCATGAGGTGGACTATATCGGACAATGTTTTTTACAACATTCAGGGCCGTACACGAGAGGGTCGCGGGGCCATATTCCTGTGGCACGACAGTCGGGACTGCATCGTGGAACGCAACGTGATCATCAACTGTGACGTGGGTATTGCGATCGGTAACTCATACAAGCCGCCAGACGTTCCGGTACACGCGACCAATATTGTTGTGAGGAATAATTTTGTCGTTCAATGTCCGGAATCAGATATTGTCGCCGACTATACCCGTGACTGCCTTATTGCCAATAATACGATTTTTGATCCCGAAAATCGCCTTGGAAGGCTCATCAGGTTGGTTCATGATAATTCAGGCACCGTAGTGGCCAGCAATCTTCTCGTGGGAAGTCCTATTCGGAACGAATCCACCAGCGAAATACGCTTATTGCAGAATCTGGTACTGCCACCCAGTCCAGACTTATTTGCGGATCCCAAGCGTGGCGACTTGCACCTCAAAACCCCTCAATTAGCAGTCTGCGACGGGGGCACCCCGTTACCTCAGGTGACCGAGGATTTCGACCGGCAACCGCGTGACAGCCGGCCAGACATCGGAGCCGATGAATGGCCGAAAGAGTCTCCGCTTCAAAAAAGCAATTGA
- a CDS encoding sulfatase-like hydrolase/transferase: MPRSMIFILAGLVAVSTWAYAGEERQVRPNVIVVFIDDMGWGDFSCFGNTEAKTPNVDALAAEGIRFYQFYVNSPICSPSRCAITTGQFPTRWRITSYLNNRADNARRGMADWLDPSAPTLARILKENGYATGHFGKWHLGGQRDVDDAPPITAYGFDESLTNFEGMGPKLLPLTLRPGDKEYGRIWADAEILGGPVVWMPRSQITSGYVNAAMAFMRRAIRANKPFYVNIWPDDVHAPFWPPVDKWGDGTRPQLYRAVLEEMDRQLGPLFEFVRNNANLRNNTLILVCSDNGPDVNAGKSGPFRGGKATLYEGGIRSPLIVWGPGLVVKEAIGTWNRTSVFSAMDLVPSLLSIAGIPVPKEISFDGEDISPALLGKQTVSRSSPLFWRRPPDRKFFAGTGPYPDLAVREGRWKLLCEYDGSRPELYDVETDPGEKTNLADAQPAVVASLREKLLKWHASMPQDNGPQLGEEDGRRSRSQ; the protein is encoded by the coding sequence ATGCCGCGATCGATGATCTTTATTCTCGCCGGACTTGTTGCGGTTAGCACTTGGGCTTATGCCGGGGAAGAACGACAGGTCCGCCCCAATGTCATTGTGGTGTTTATTGACGATATGGGCTGGGGCGATTTCTCCTGTTTTGGGAACACGGAAGCGAAAACACCCAATGTGGACGCCTTGGCGGCCGAGGGGATTCGATTCTATCAGTTCTACGTCAATTCGCCGATTTGTTCGCCCTCGCGCTGCGCGATCACCACTGGCCAGTTTCCCACACGATGGCGGATCACGTCGTACCTGAACAATCGGGCGGACAATGCTCGTCGCGGGATGGCCGATTGGCTGGACCCATCCGCACCAACGCTGGCGCGGATTCTCAAGGAAAATGGCTATGCCACTGGGCATTTTGGAAAATGGCATCTCGGCGGGCAGCGGGATGTCGATGATGCCCCACCAATTACTGCTTACGGTTTCGACGAATCACTGACAAATTTCGAAGGGATGGGCCCCAAGCTGCTCCCCCTCACACTTCGCCCGGGTGATAAGGAGTATGGCAGAATTTGGGCAGACGCCGAGATTCTGGGAGGGCCCGTCGTGTGGATGCCCCGTTCTCAAATCACCAGCGGATATGTGAATGCCGCCATGGCGTTCATGCGCAGGGCGATTCGGGCAAACAAGCCGTTTTATGTCAATATCTGGCCCGACGATGTCCATGCGCCATTCTGGCCGCCGGTGGACAAGTGGGGGGACGGGACCCGGCCTCAACTCTACAGGGCGGTCTTGGAAGAGATGGACCGACAACTGGGGCCCCTGTTCGAATTCGTCAGGAATAATGCCAACCTAAGAAATAATACCCTGATACTCGTCTGCTCAGATAACGGTCCGGACGTCAATGCGGGAAAGAGTGGTCCTTTCCGCGGTGGGAAAGCCACGCTGTACGAGGGTGGCATACGGTCACCTTTAATCGTTTGGGGCCCCGGACTGGTGGTAAAAGAAGCGATCGGTACCTGGAACAGAACTTCTGTTTTCTCCGCCATGGATTTAGTTCCATCTTTATTGTCTATCGCAGGAATCCCAGTGCCAAAGGAAATCTCTTTCGATGGCGAGGATATCTCCCCTGCCCTGCTGGGTAAGCAGACTGTTTCCCGCAGCTCACCCCTATTCTGGCGGAGGCCACCGGATCGAAAGTTTTTTGCCGGCACCGGCCCGTATCCGGATCTGGCGGTCCGCGAAGGACGTTGGAAACTCCTTTGCGAATACGATGGTTCCCGCCCGGAACTCTACGACGTGGAGACCGATCCCGGAGAAAAGACGAATCTGGCCGATGCACAGCCCGCGGTGGTTGCGTCGCTGCGAGAAAAGCTGCTCAAATGGCACGCAAGCATGCCACAGGACAACGGGCCACAACTGGGTGAGGAAGATGGCCGCCGGAGCCGAAGTCAGTGA
- a CDS encoding tetratricopeptide repeat protein, producing MFSKTLREILVGRLASTDSDALPLDTAWTAVAAQLHESVPGADGAQLTIDYPLDGSIFPPEIVPPTILWHDETPGVDSWLVAFVLADGRSWLGALVPGDSPPEGEIDPRCVTETNEIYRGTPYQQTAKAWTVHKQVWEIVKRRSVEVPYQLQIVGFSSANPTRVLSFGSITCVTSKDPVGAPIFYRDVPLAPSQTERGVIKPLSEAFLPLIAWRLRDISQPESRLVLTGLLTCANCHSFSTDGKTLGMDVDGPAGDKGAYAIVPIKKETVIEQKDIISWNSFEGKPPGQKTIGFLSQVSPDGRYVITTLNESVYVQNFADYRFLQVFYPTRGILGYYDRETKQIKPLPGADDPRYVHCDPVWTPDGQTIIFARAEARDPYPPGYRPAARANDPNEPQIQYSLYRIPFRNGQGGVPEPIPGASHNGMSNTFPKVSPDGRWIVFVKCRNGQLLRPDSELWIVPTSGGEARRMRCNTSLMNSWHSFSPNGRWLVFSSKVNTPYTQMFLTHIDENGNDSPPILIPNSTAANRAVNLPEFVNRPYEEFVAIRVPATEYLEIGMQGIKLYEQGRLDEALQRFELALQKQPDYLEAYVSIAVILMDQGRWEEAIPKLEKALDLDPNCWFAHANLGIIRERQGRKAEALSHFRKAVELMPTNLNARLNLGRALAEAGSLQEAITQFEAATKLAPNYGPAHLNLGNAYLELGKYEEAATAYMRALELEPSLIDARLGLAEALARSGKYPEARAEFERALSEAKGDPYCQSLVALFLATCPDDAIRDGPRAKVLAEAASEATNHADPVCLRSLAAAWAELGDWENALKTIDQAIQHCTRSDAQLANELQKYREDFLQKKPVRRPAAAKIPSG from the coding sequence ATGTTTTCCAAAACGCTGCGGGAAATCCTCGTAGGAAGGTTAGCTTCAACCGATTCCGATGCTCTGCCACTTGACACGGCCTGGACAGCAGTCGCCGCGCAACTTCACGAAAGCGTACCTGGGGCCGACGGTGCCCAGCTAACCATCGACTATCCTCTCGATGGTTCAATCTTCCCGCCCGAAATTGTGCCGCCAACGATCCTTTGGCATGACGAGACGCCCGGGGTAGACTCCTGGTTGGTAGCGTTTGTCCTGGCCGACGGCAGGTCCTGGCTGGGCGCTTTAGTGCCCGGTGACTCACCTCCAGAAGGTGAAATCGACCCCCGGTGTGTTACCGAGACGAATGAGATTTACCGGGGAACACCCTATCAGCAAACGGCAAAGGCCTGGACGGTTCACAAGCAGGTGTGGGAAATAGTCAAACGACGCTCCGTAGAAGTTCCGTATCAACTGCAGATTGTGGGGTTTTCCAGTGCAAATCCCACACGGGTTCTTTCCTTCGGGAGCATAACGTGTGTGACATCCAAAGACCCGGTAGGTGCTCCGATCTTTTACCGGGATGTCCCCCTTGCCCCGTCGCAGACGGAACGCGGCGTCATCAAGCCCCTCAGCGAAGCCTTTCTCCCGCTAATCGCGTGGAGGTTGCGTGATATTTCACAACCGGAAAGCCGGTTGGTTTTGACGGGACTGCTAACCTGCGCGAATTGCCATTCTTTCTCCACAGATGGAAAAACGCTGGGTATGGACGTGGATGGGCCTGCCGGGGATAAAGGCGCCTACGCCATCGTTCCGATAAAGAAGGAGACGGTCATCGAGCAAAAAGACATCATCAGTTGGAACTCATTTGAAGGTAAACCGCCGGGCCAGAAAACCATTGGATTCCTTTCGCAGGTCTCGCCAGATGGACGCTATGTCATCACGACTTTGAATGAGTCGGTTTACGTTCAGAATTTTGCCGACTATCGTTTCCTTCAGGTTTTTTATCCTACTCGGGGAATACTCGGGTATTACGACCGGGAGACGAAGCAGATCAAACCGCTGCCCGGAGCCGATGATCCTCGATATGTGCACTGTGATCCGGTGTGGACTCCCGATGGGCAGACAATCATTTTTGCCCGCGCGGAGGCTCGAGATCCTTATCCGCCGGGTTACCGCCCTGCTGCTCGGGCAAATGATCCTAACGAACCTCAGATTCAGTACAGTCTGTATCGCATTCCGTTTCGAAACGGCCAGGGCGGAGTGCCTGAGCCGATTCCTGGGGCGTCTCACAACGGAATGAGCAATACCTTCCCCAAGGTATCGCCCGATGGCAGGTGGATTGTTTTTGTGAAATGTCGGAACGGTCAACTTCTGCGCCCCGACAGTGAACTGTGGATTGTTCCCACCAGTGGTGGTGAGGCCCGGCGAATGCGGTGTAATACCAGTCTGATGAACTCCTGGCACAGCTTCTCACCAAATGGCCGCTGGCTGGTTTTTTCTTCGAAGGTCAACACCCCGTACACACAGATGTTTCTCACGCACATTGACGAGAACGGTAACGACAGCCCACCGATTTTGATTCCCAATTCGACGGCCGCTAACCGTGCGGTCAATCTCCCGGAATTTGTGAACCGCCCGTATGAAGAATTTGTCGCCATTCGTGTTCCTGCCACTGAGTATCTCGAGATCGGCATGCAGGGGATCAAACTGTATGAACAGGGCCGACTGGACGAGGCTTTGCAGCGGTTCGAGTTGGCCCTCCAAAAACAGCCGGACTACCTCGAAGCTTACGTGAGCATCGCAGTCATTCTGATGGATCAGGGACGGTGGGAAGAAGCCATTCCAAAGCTGGAAAAGGCGTTGGATCTTGATCCCAATTGCTGGTTTGCCCACGCTAATCTGGGCATTATTAGAGAAAGACAGGGGCGTAAAGCGGAAGCTCTGTCGCACTTCCGCAAGGCTGTGGAATTAATGCCGACCAACCTCAACGCGAGGTTGAATCTCGGCCGCGCACTCGCCGAGGCAGGATCGCTCCAGGAGGCAATCACACAATTTGAAGCGGCGACCAAATTGGCTCCTAATTATGGACCGGCCCATTTGAATCTCGGGAATGCCTATCTTGAGCTCGGAAAGTACGAGGAAGCGGCAACCGCCTACATGCGTGCATTGGAACTGGAGCCTTCACTGATTGATGCACGGCTGGGACTGGCCGAGGCCTTGGCCCGGTCGGGGAAATATCCGGAAGCCCGAGCTGAGTTTGAACGTGCCCTATCGGAAGCCAAAGGCGATCCGTACTGTCAATCGCTGGTCGCCCTCTTTCTGGCGACATGTCCCGACGACGCCATTCGCGATGGGCCGCGCGCCAAAGTGCTTGCAGAAGCCGCCAGTGAGGCCACCAATCATGCCGATCCAGTCTGTCTGCGGAGTCTGGCGGCGGCCTGGGCAGAACTAGGTGATTGGGAAAATGCTCTCAAAACGATAGACCAGGCCATTCAGCACTGCACAAGAAGTGACGCACAACTTGCCAACGAGTTGCAGAAATACCGGGAGGATTTTCTCCAGAAAAAGCCAGTTCGTCGGCCGGCCGCGGCCAAAATCCCCAGCGGGTGA
- a CDS encoding carboxypeptidase-like regulatory domain-containing protein — MRFPRSCLLLSVIGALLVFGCGKTSANRPKTVKVNGVVLYNGQPVEGALVMLVSTDPNGRGAVGKTDASGKFTLTTFDPGDGAIPGTYNVAISKTILEGEPPPENPQNTGGVEPDKRVSKDLLPPKYKVAATSGLKAEIKEPGPVELKFELTD, encoded by the coding sequence ATGCGTTTTCCAAGGTCTTGTCTGTTGCTTTCTGTGATCGGGGCTCTTTTGGTGTTTGGATGTGGTAAGACGTCGGCAAACCGGCCGAAGACGGTCAAGGTGAATGGGGTGGTCCTCTACAACGGGCAACCGGTCGAGGGGGCTCTCGTCATGTTGGTGTCCACAGATCCTAACGGCCGCGGAGCAGTGGGCAAAACGGACGCTTCAGGGAAGTTCACGCTGACGACCTTCGATCCCGGTGATGGAGCTATTCCCGGAACTTACAATGTGGCCATTTCAAAAACCATTCTGGAAGGCGAACCACCACCGGAGAATCCGCAGAACACCGGTGGGGTCGAGCCGGACAAACGTGTTTCCAAGGACCTGCTTCCGCCGAAATACAAGGTGGCGGCTACCTCCGGTTTGAAAGCAGAAATCAAGGAACCGGGGCCGGTCGAACTCAAGTTCGAACTTACCGATTGA